The following are from one region of the Salvia hispanica cultivar TCC Black 2014 chromosome 1, UniMelb_Shisp_WGS_1.0, whole genome shotgun sequence genome:
- the LOC125211723 gene encoding uncharacterized protein LOC125211723 — MLISELNLKRLLVVEFMSIHDEKVAEATGLQWSDELHEGEFDDLATLNFDSAETHQPNPPSLRNCNSSTSSMRTKQQQYSYGLHLQLVLGSLQYGNVNIEVYIFT, encoded by the exons ATGTTAATATCTGAGTTGAATTTGAAG CGGTTGCTTGTAGTAGAATTCATGTCCATCCACGATGAAAAAGTTGCAGAAGCCACGGGATTGCAATGGTCTGATGAACTCCATGAGGGAGAATTTGATGATTTGGCTACATTGAACTTTGACTCTGCAGAAACTCATCAACCAAATCCTCCATCACTTAGAAATTGCAACTCATCTACTTCAAGCATGCGAACAAAACAGCAGCAATATAGCTATGGTTTACACTTACAGTTGGTATTGGGTTCACTTCAATACGGCAATGTGAATATCGAAGTGTACAT ATTTACATAA